A genomic segment from Anas acuta chromosome 29, bAnaAcu1.1, whole genome shotgun sequence encodes:
- the LOC137845827 gene encoding olfactory receptor 14C36-like, with amino-acid sequence MPNISSVSEFLLLAFADTRELQLLHFALFLGIYLAALLGNGLILTAVACDHRLHTPMYFFLLNLALLDLGCISTTLPKAMANCLWDNRAISFAGCAAQVFLLLYFISAEFSLLTVMAYDRYVAICKPLHYGSLLGSRICAQMAAAAWGSGFIYSVLHTATTFSLPLCHGNALDQFFCEIPQILKLSCSDAYLREVGVVVAGVCLAFGYFVFIVVSYVQIFRAVLRIPSQQGRHKTFSTCLPHLAVVSLFICAAIFAYLKPPSISSPSLNLVVAVLYSVVPPAVNPLIYSMRNQELKDILKKMTQSVVFWLK; translated from the coding sequence atgcccaacatcagctcagtgagcgagttcctcctgctggcatttgcagacacacgggagctgcagctcctgcatttTGCACTattcctgggcatctacctggctgccctcctgggcaatggcctcatcctcactgccGTAGCCTgtgaccaccgcctccacacccccatgtacttcttcctcctcaacctcgccctcctcgacctgggctgcatctccaccactctgcccaaagccatggccaattgCCTCTGGGATAACAGGGCCATTTCTTttgcaggatgtgctgcacaggtctttctgCTACTctatttcatttcagcagagttttctcttctcactgtcatggcctatgaccgctacgttgccatctgcaagcccctgcactacgggagcctcctaGGCAGCAGAAtttgtgcccagatggcagcagctgcatggggaagtggttttatttattctgtgctgcacactgccacTACATTTTCATTACCACTTTGCCATGGCAATgccctggaccagttcttctgtgaaatcccccagatcctcaagctttcctgctcagatgcctacctcagggaagttggaGTGGTTGTGGCTGGTGTTTGTTTAGCCTttggttattttgttttcattgtggtgtcctatgttcagatcttcagggctgtgctgaggattcCCTCACAGCAGGGAAGGCATAAAaccttttccacgtgcctccctcatcTGGCTGTTGTCTCCCTGTTTATCTGCGCTGCAatatttgcctacctgaagcccccttCCATCTCTTCCCCGTCCCTGAACCTggtggtggcagttctgtactcggtggtgcctccagcagtgaaccctctcatctacagcatgagaaacCAGGAGCTCAAAGATATTCTGAAGAAGATGACTCAATCAGTAGTCTTTTGGCTGAAATAA